Proteins found in one Alicyclobacillus cycloheptanicus genomic segment:
- the ilvE gene encoding branched-chain-amino-acid transaminase — MSQLIFLNGELVAKEDAKVSVYDHGFLYGDGVFEGIRTYGGNVFRLNEHLDRLYDSAKGILLEIPYTKPEMTKIVVDTVRANHLEDAYIRLVVSRGVGNLGLDPFTCARPNVIVIVEPLALFPKELYETGLSIVTVATRRSRSDILNPKLKSLNYLNNILVKIEAHLAGVSEALMLNTEGYVAEGSGDNVFIVKRGELWTPPSYLGALEGVTRNVIIELAKKQDIPVHVEPFTRQDVYVADEVFLTGTAAEVIPVVKVDGRVIGDGKPGALTHRLNTLFREVAHTDGVSIHADPQVTAS; from the coding sequence ATGAGCCAATTGATTTTTCTGAACGGTGAACTCGTGGCGAAGGAAGATGCGAAAGTCTCGGTGTACGACCATGGCTTTTTGTACGGCGATGGCGTTTTTGAGGGGATTCGTACATACGGAGGGAACGTGTTCCGTTTAAACGAACACCTGGACCGTCTCTATGATTCAGCGAAAGGAATTTTGCTGGAAATCCCATATACCAAGCCAGAGATGACGAAGATTGTGGTAGATACGGTGCGCGCGAACCACTTGGAGGATGCGTACATCCGGCTCGTGGTGTCGCGAGGCGTGGGGAACCTGGGGTTGGACCCGTTCACCTGTGCGCGGCCGAACGTGATCGTGATTGTGGAACCTTTGGCGCTGTTCCCGAAGGAACTGTACGAGACGGGACTCTCCATCGTGACCGTCGCGACACGGCGCAGCCGCTCCGACATTCTCAACCCGAAACTGAAATCACTCAATTACCTGAACAACATTCTTGTGAAAATCGAAGCGCACCTGGCGGGGGTCAGTGAGGCGTTGATGCTGAACACGGAAGGCTATGTCGCGGAAGGTTCCGGTGACAACGTGTTCATCGTCAAACGGGGAGAGCTGTGGACGCCGCCGAGTTACCTGGGTGCACTGGAGGGCGTGACGCGCAACGTCATCATTGAACTGGCCAAGAAGCAGGACATTCCGGTGCACGTGGAGCCGTTTACGCGCCAGGATGTGTATGTCGCGGATGAGGTGTTCCTCACGGGGACCGCGGCAGAGGTGATTCCTGTGGTCAAGGTGGATGGCCGCGTCATCGGGGACGGCAAGCCGGGGGCCTTGACGCATCGGTTAAATACATTGTTCCGCGAGGTTGCGCACACCGACGGCGTCAGCATTCATGCCGACCCGCAAGTGACAGCGTCCTGA
- a CDS encoding acyl-CoA thioesterase, which translates to MEGKPARLSRTTLTDHVLPPDTNYHNTIFGGKVMAYIDKVSAMAAMRHCRMPVVTASMDSMDFLAPIKLGQAIYVEAFVTWTHHTSMEVFVSVEAEDLLTGERQLTGTSYLTFVALDENGKPCPVPPVMPETEEEKWHHDTAEARYLARKARKSTLESKRG; encoded by the coding sequence ATGGAGGGAAAACCAGCTCGTCTTTCGAGAACGACATTAACCGATCACGTCCTGCCGCCGGACACGAACTACCATAACACGATTTTTGGCGGAAAGGTGATGGCGTACATCGACAAAGTCAGCGCGATGGCAGCCATGCGTCACTGCCGGATGCCGGTGGTCACGGCATCCATGGACAGCATGGACTTTCTTGCCCCCATCAAACTCGGCCAGGCGATTTACGTCGAGGCGTTCGTGACGTGGACGCATCACACGTCGATGGAAGTGTTCGTGTCCGTGGAAGCGGAAGACCTGTTGACTGGGGAGCGGCAGTTGACGGGCACGTCGTACTTGACGTTTGTCGCGTTGGACGAGAACGGGAAACCGTGTCCTGTCCCGCCGGTGATGCCTGAAACGGAGGAAGAGAAGTGGCACCACGACACAGCAGAGGCCCGTTATTTGGCGCGAAAGGCGCGAAAGTCTACGCTGGAAAGCAAGCGTGGATAA
- a CDS encoding TVP38/TMEM64 family protein → MTHTERESSLAERTSAERAMEDAPVLTKIAQLGVSTSHKRIGALGSICLFLFGILLLFGIYYYQQKYHFSEVIRTWGWLGILASIVFMALLCIIPVPSEFLLLMNMNAYGIVWGIAYAWIGVLMGTAAIFLMARYLGRPALEAIVPADRFDQVEAWVKRKGALGLLLARLLPVPASVINYIAGVLKSVHWWDYLWTAGVGMIPYYGMAALLYFGVSKQLVMFIVFGGVVIAAGWIFGRFLSQKRNAERNP, encoded by the coding sequence ATGACTCATACCGAGCGCGAAAGCTCGTTGGCAGAACGAACTTCGGCGGAGCGTGCGATGGAAGACGCGCCCGTACTCACGAAGATTGCACAACTTGGTGTTTCGACATCGCACAAGCGAATTGGCGCTCTCGGCAGTATCTGCCTGTTTTTGTTCGGCATCCTGCTGCTGTTCGGCATCTATTATTATCAGCAGAAATACCATTTCTCAGAAGTGATCCGCACGTGGGGATGGCTGGGCATTCTTGCTTCCATTGTATTCATGGCCCTGCTTTGCATTATTCCCGTCCCGTCTGAGTTTCTGCTGCTCATGAACATGAACGCGTACGGCATCGTGTGGGGCATTGCGTATGCTTGGATTGGGGTGCTGATGGGCACAGCGGCCATTTTCTTGATGGCCAGGTACTTGGGGCGGCCCGCGCTGGAGGCGATTGTTCCGGCCGACCGGTTCGATCAAGTCGAGGCCTGGGTCAAGCGCAAGGGGGCCTTGGGCCTGCTGCTGGCGCGCTTGCTGCCCGTACCGGCATCCGTCATTAACTACATCGCGGGTGTTCTCAAGTCGGTTCACTGGTGGGATTACCTCTGGACAGCGGGCGTGGGGATGATTCCTTACTACGGAATGGCTGCACTGCTCTACTTTGGCGTGTCCAAACAGCTGGTCATGTTCATCGTGTTTGGCGGCGTCGTGATTGCCGCAGGCTGGATTTTCGGCCGGTTTCTCAGCCAAAAGCGGAACGCGGAACGCAACCCCTGA
- the ilvD gene encoding dihydroxy-acid dehydratase: MRSDMIKKGVDRAPHRSLLYATGKVKPTDLPKPFIGVCNSYVDIIPGHVHLREVGEMVKEAIREAGGIPFEFNTIGVDDGIAMGHIGMRYSLPSRELIADSAETMINAHWFDGVVYIPNCDKITPGMLMAAVRTNVPCVFVSGGPMEAGRSSKGQPLSLTSVFEGVGAYRSGKIDETELLDLEQNACPTCGSCSGMFTANSMNCLMEMLGIALPWNGTLVATSEDRHNLFREAARRVMDMVAQNIRPRDIITEEVIDDAFALDMAMGGSTNTVLHVLAIAHEAGIDYSLERINEVAKRVPYLAKISPASQYSMQDVHNAGGISAIIKELVDAGVVHPDRITVTGKTLRENVANANITNEQVIRRRDNPYSPVGGLSILYGNLAPDGAVIKVGAVAPGITSFEGEAICFNSQDEAQEGINNGTVRPGHVVVIRYEGPKGGPGMPEMLAPTSAIAGRGLDTEVALITDGRFSGATRGICVGHISPEAAEGGPLGLVEPGDRIRIDLTERRIELLVSDAELEKRRASWQPPQPKVQSGYLARYAKLVTSANTGGVLKV; the protein is encoded by the coding sequence TTGAGAAGCGACATGATTAAGAAGGGTGTGGACCGAGCGCCGCACCGAAGCCTGTTGTACGCCACGGGCAAGGTGAAACCCACCGACTTGCCCAAACCGTTCATCGGCGTCTGTAACTCCTATGTGGATATCATTCCCGGTCACGTTCATCTGCGGGAAGTCGGCGAAATGGTCAAAGAGGCCATCCGCGAAGCGGGTGGGATTCCGTTTGAATTCAACACCATCGGTGTGGACGATGGCATCGCGATGGGACACATCGGCATGCGCTACTCACTCCCCAGCCGCGAATTGATTGCGGACTCGGCGGAGACGATGATCAACGCCCACTGGTTTGATGGTGTTGTGTATATTCCGAATTGCGACAAGATCACGCCGGGAATGCTGATGGCTGCGGTCCGCACCAATGTTCCGTGCGTGTTCGTCTCCGGAGGACCCATGGAAGCGGGGCGTTCCAGTAAGGGCCAGCCGCTGTCCCTCACCTCCGTCTTCGAAGGCGTCGGCGCGTATCGCTCCGGGAAAATTGATGAAACCGAACTGCTGGACTTAGAACAGAACGCTTGTCCCACCTGTGGATCCTGTTCGGGCATGTTCACCGCCAACTCGATGAACTGTTTGATGGAAATGCTCGGCATCGCGCTGCCCTGGAACGGAACGCTGGTGGCGACGTCGGAGGACCGGCACAACTTGTTTCGCGAGGCGGCCCGCCGCGTGATGGACATGGTGGCGCAGAACATCCGGCCGCGCGACATCATCACCGAAGAAGTCATCGACGACGCGTTCGCACTGGACATGGCGATGGGCGGTTCGACCAACACCGTGCTGCACGTGCTGGCCATCGCGCATGAAGCAGGAATCGATTACAGCCTCGAGCGCATCAACGAAGTCGCAAAACGCGTTCCATACCTCGCAAAAATCAGCCCAGCTTCGCAATACTCCATGCAAGACGTACACAATGCCGGGGGCATCAGCGCCATCATCAAAGAGCTGGTGGATGCCGGGGTTGTTCACCCCGACCGCATCACGGTGACGGGCAAGACCCTCCGCGAAAATGTGGCCAACGCAAACATCACCAACGAGCAGGTGATTCGCCGCCGCGACAACCCCTACAGCCCGGTCGGCGGACTCTCCATTCTCTATGGAAATTTGGCACCAGACGGCGCGGTCATCAAAGTCGGGGCGGTGGCACCCGGTATCACCTCGTTTGAGGGGGAGGCCATCTGCTTCAACTCCCAGGATGAGGCGCAGGAAGGCATCAACAACGGTACTGTCCGGCCCGGCCACGTGGTCGTGATCCGCTATGAAGGCCCGAAGGGTGGACCGGGTATGCCCGAGATGCTGGCACCCACGTCAGCGATTGCGGGCCGCGGGCTCGACACGGAGGTCGCGCTCATCACGGACGGCCGGTTCTCGGGTGCGACCCGCGGCATCTGTGTCGGGCACATTTCGCCGGAGGCCGCGGAAGGCGGGCCGCTGGGGTTGGTCGAGCCAGGGGACCGCATCCGCATCGATTTGACAGAGCGGCGCATCGAACTGCTGGTTTCCGATGCGGAGCTGGAGAAACGCCGCGCATCCTGGCAGCCGCCGCAGCCAAAAGTGCAGTCCGGGTACCTCGCCCGGTACGCGAAGCTGGTGACGTCCGCGAACACAGGCGGCGTCCTGAAGGTTTAA